One Solanum lycopersicum chromosome 2, SLM_r2.1 genomic region harbors:
- the LOC101263666 gene encoding protein MOR1 isoform X1, giving the protein MSEDEKLLKEAKKLPWDERLAHKNWKVRNDANIDLAAVCDSITDPKDPRLREFGPFFRKAVADSNAPVQDKALDALICYLKAADSDAGRYAKEVCDAIVAKCLTGRPKTVEKAQMVFLLWIELEAVEAFLDAMEKAIKNKVAKAVVPAIDVMFQALSEFGTKIVPPKRILKMLPELFDHQDQNVRASSKGLTLELCRWIGKDPVKSILFEKMRDTMKKELEAELVNVSGTAKPTRKIRSEQDKEPEQEAVSEAVASGPSDESAADIPQEIDEYDLVDPVDILTPLEKTGFWEGVKATKWSERKEAVAELTKLASTKKIAPGDFAEICRTLKKLITDVNIAVAVEAIQAIGNLARGLRTHFSGSSRFLLPILLEKLKEKKPTLTDALTQTLQAMHKSGCLNLADIVEDVKTATKNKVPLVRSLTLNWVTFCIETSSKAVILKAHKEYVPICMESLNDGTPDVRDAAFSALAAVAKSVGMRPLEKSLEKLDDVRKKKLSEMIGGSDGGPPAAFTSGAVPSSGGIASSTQASSGSLIKRSAASMLSGKKPVQAAPPSKKGTSAKSGTSKKGDGTSQLKASKSVEVEDVEPTEMSLEEIESKLGSLIQTETITQLKSAVWKERLEAINSFKEQVEALQVLDPSVEILVRLLCAVPGWSEKNVQVQQQVIDVISHIASTASKYPKKCVVLCIQGVSERVADIKTRAQSMKCLTTFCEAVGPGFIFERLYKIMKEHKNPKVLSEGILWMITAVDDFGVSLLKLKDLIDFCKDTGLQSSAPATRNATIKLIGTLHKFVGPDIKGFLSDVKPALVSALDAEYEKNPFEGTSAVPKKTVKVSDTPSLSSGGLDSLPREDISGKITPALLKGLESSDWKARLESIETVNKILEEANKRIQPTGTGELFGALRGRLYDSNKNLIMATLSTFGGVASAMGPAVEKSSKGILLDILKCLGDNKKHMRECTLNTLDSWLAAVHLDKMVPYITTALTDAKLGAEGRKDLFDWLSKQLTGMKEFPDAVHLLKPVASAMTDKSADVRKAAEACFGELVRVCGQETVSKNLKDIQGPALAIVVERLRPYGVLQETSDLGRTTSTGTTSKVGSKIGKSTGPADRASRHGNRAGASRVIPARSSRQETLMSVQDISIQSQALINVKDSNKGDRERIVVRRFKFEEPRLEQIQDLETDLMKYFREDLHRRLLSTDFKKQVDGIEMLQKVLPSIGKELIEVLDIVLRWFVLRFCESNTSCILKVLEFLPELFEMLRNEGYMMTEAEAAIFLPCLVEKSGHNIEKVREKMRELTKQIIQAYSAAKTFPYILEGLRSRSNRTRIECADLVGYLLDNHEAEIGGQLKSLQVVASLTAERDGETRKAALNTLAIGYKILGDDIWKYLGKLTEAQRSMLDDRFKWKAREMDKRREGKPGEARAALRRSVRDNGTDLAEPSGEVSRSTAGPILNRDIYNNTELPMERNVNLRPVAGTIGPSDWNEALDIISYDSPEQSVEGMKVVCHLLALATNDPEGSAMDEIVKDADRLVSCLANKVAKTFDFSLMGASSRSCKYVLNTLMQTFQNKTLSHAVKERTLDILITELLLWLLDERVPRMDDGSQLLKALNVLMLKILDNADRTSSFVVLINLLRPLDPSRWPSPATNESLVIRNQKFSDLVVKCLIKLTKVLQSTIYDVDLDRILQSIHIYLQELGMEEIRRRAGADDKPLRMVKTVLHELVKLRGTAIKGHLSMVPIDMQPPPIILAYIDLNLQTLAAARMLTPSVPGQTHWGDSAANNPAPATHNADAQLKQELAAIFKKIGDKQTCTIGLYELYRITQLYPKVDIFAQLQNASEAFRTYIRDGLAQMEKNAAAGRTPSSVPMPTPPPSSLNLSSPKFGPLSPVNTNPLNDAKSVNNKIEPSHFSLPPSYGEDDRGGNALPSRGLSSEHLELQRNDRLPSGVTSGTLEAIRERMKSISLATTVGNADPSNRPLMSMNGNISHVVSNHGPGTEHSSVENTIQSGVLPMDEKALSGLQARMERLKSGSMEF; this is encoded by the exons ATGTCGGAAGATGAGAAGTTGTTGAAAGAGGCAAAGAAATTGCCATGGGATGAGAGGTTAGCGCACAAGAACTGGAAGGTACGAAATGACGCTAACATTGACCTTGCCGCCGTCTGCGACTCCATTACTGATCCCAAGGACCCGCGCCTACGTGAATTTG GTCCTTTTTTTAGGAAGGCTGTAGCAGATTCAAATGCGCCAGTTCAGGATAAAGCTCTTGATGCTTTGATTTGTTACTTGAAAGCTGCTGATTCTGATGCTGGGAG ATATGCCAAAGAAGTATGTGATGCAATAGTGGCTAAATGCTTAACGGGAAGGCCGAAGACAGTGGAGAAGGCACAGATGGTGTTTCTGCTTTGGATAGAGTTGGAGGCTGTTGAGGCATTCTTG gatgctatggagaaagcaattaaaaataaagtagcCAAAGCTGTGGTTCCTGCAATAGATGTCATGTTTCAGGCTTTGAG TGAATTTGGGACAAAGATTGTTCCACCAAAAAGAATCTTGAAGATGCTGCCTGAACTATTTGACCATCAAGATCAGAATGTTCGTGCTTCATCTAAGGGGCTGACACTGGAGCTCTGCCGCTGGATTGGAAAAGATCCTGTGAAATCTATATTGTTTGAGAAAATGCGTGATACTATG aaaaaagaattggAAGCTGAGCTTGTCAATGTTTCAGGGACTGCCAAGCCAACACGCAAAATAAG aTCTGAGCAGGACAAAGAGCCGGAACAGGAAGCAGTTTCTGAGGCTGTTGCCTCTGGCCCTTCTGACGAATCCGCTGCAGACA TTCCACAGGAGATAGATGAGTATGACCTTGTGGATCCTGTTGACATTTTGACCCCTCTGGAGAAGACCGGTTTTTGGGAAGGAGTG AAAGCAACGAAGTGGTCAGAGCGTAAAGAGGCTGTTGCAGAGCTAACAAAACTTGCATCTACAAAGAAAATCGCACCTGGTGATTTTGCAGAAATATGCAGGACACTTAAGAAG CTCATCACAGATGTAAATATTGCCGTGGCAGTTGAAGCCATCCAGGCTATCGGAAATCTTGCGAGGGGATTGAGAACACATTTTTCAGGAAGCTCCCGCTTCTTGTTGCCGATATTATTG GAAAAACTGAAAGAGAAAAAACCAACCCTTACAGATGCACTTACTCAAACACTCCAGGCGATGCACAAATCCGGGTGCTTAAATCTTGCTGATATTGTTGAAG ATGTCAAGACTGCCACGAAAAATAAAGTACCTCTAGTTCGATCTCTGACTTTAAATTGGGTGACATTTTGCATTGAGACAAGCAGCAAAGCTGTTATTTTAAAAGCACATAAGGAATATGTTCCCATTTGCATGGAG AGCCTGAATGATGGAACTCCAGATGTTAGAGATGCTGCTTTTTCAGCCTTGGCAGCTGTGGCCAAG TCGGTTGGCATGAGACCTCTGGAGAAGTCGTTGGAGAAATTAGATGATGTTAGAAAGAAGAAGTTATCTGAAATGATTGGGGGGTCTGATGGTGGTCCACCTGCTGCATTCACCTCTG GTGCAGTCCCATCGTCTGGAGGAATTGCTTCTTCCACTCAG GCTTCAAGTGGATCACTTATTAAGAGGTCTGCAGCGAGCATGCTGAGTGGAAAGAAGCCTGTCCAAGCCGCT CCTCCTAGTAAGAAAGGGACATCTGCAAAATCTGGTACAAGTAAGAAGGGTGATGGAACTTCTCAGTTAAAAGCATCTAAGTCTGTTGAAGTTGAAGATGTTGAG CCCACAGAGATGAGTCTTGAAGAAATTGAAAGTAAGTTAGGGTCCCTTATACAGACGGAGACGATTACTCAGTTGAAGAGTGCTGTGTGGAAAGAGAGGCTTGAAg CTATTAATTCATTCAAAGAACAGGTTGAAGCGCTACAAGTGCTTGACCCTTCAGTGGAGATTTTGGTCCGTCTTCTCTGTGCTGTTCCTGGTTGGAGTGAAAAGAATGTCCAG GTCCAACAGCAGGTTATTGATGTAATTTCCCACATTGCTTCAACTGCTTCAAAATACCCAAAGAAATGTGTTGTGCTTTGCATTCAAG GTGTGAGTGAAAGGGTTGCTGACATTAAGACTCGTGCTCAGTCCATGAAATGTCTAACTACGTTTTGTGAAGCTGTGGGCCCAGGGTTTATTTTTGAGAGA CTGTATAAAATTATGAAAGAGCACAAGAACCCTAAGGTTCTTAGTGAAGGCATATTGTGGATGATTACTGCAGTGGATGACTTTGGTGTTTCACTGCTTAAACTAAAG GATTTAATTGATTTCTGCAAAGATACTGGCTTGCAATCCAGTGCCCCTGCCACAAGGAATGCAACCATTAAACTTATTGGCACTTTACACAAGTTTGTCGGTCCAG ATATCAAAGGGTTCTTGTCAGATGTAAAACCTGCTCTTGTTAGTGCACTTGATgcagaatatgaaaaaaatccaTTTGAG GGGACATCTGCAGTCCCAAAGAAGACTGTGAAGGTATCAGATACCCCTTCCTTGTCTAGCGGTGGGCTTGATAGTCTTCCACGCGAAGATATTAGTGGAAAGATAACTCCTGCTTTGCTCAAGGGATTGGAAAGTTCTGACTGGAAG GCTCGCTTAGAATCTATTGAAACTGTAAATAAGATATTGGAAGAAGCCAATAAGCGCATTCAGCCTACTGGAACTG GAGAGTTGTTTGGTGCTCTTAGGGGTCGTCTATATGACAGCAACAAGAATTTAATCATGGCCACTTTGTCAACTTTTGGTGGTGTTGCTTCTGCTATGGGACCGGCAGTTGAGAAGTCAAGCAAG GGGATTCTGTTGGACATATTGAAATGTCTTGGTGACAATAAAAAGCACATGAGAGAGTGCACTTTGAATACATTAGATTCATGGCTTGCTGCTGTTCATCTTGACAAAATG GTACCATACATTACTACTGCGCTAACTGATGCCAAACTTGGTGCGGAAGGCCGCAAAGATCTCTTTGATTGGTTGTCCAAACAACTTACTGGAATGAAAGAATTTCCTGATGCTGTACATCTTCTAAAGCCCGTAGCCTCTGCTATGACG GACAAATCAGCTGATGTTCGGAAAGCAGCAGAAGCATGCTTTGGAGAACTTGTTAGAGTGTGCGGGCAGGAGACG GTGAGCAAGAACTTGAAAGATATTCAAGGACCTGCTTTAGCTATTGTTGTTGAACGATTGAGACCATATGGGGTACTTCAAG AAACCTCTGATCTGGGAAGAACAACTTCCACTGGGACAACATCGAAGGTGGGGTCAAAGATAGGAAAATCCACTGGTCCTGCTGATCGTGCTTCTAGGCATGGAAACAGAGCTGGTGCTTCG AGAGTTATTCCTGCAAGGAGCTCAAGGCAAGAGACCCTAATGTCTGTTCAGGACATTAGTATCCAGTCACAAGCTTTGATAAATGTCAAGGACTCAAACAAG GGTGACAGAGAGAGAATAGTTGTGCGCAGATTTAAGTTTGAAGAGCCACGATTGGAACAGATTCAAGATCTTGAG ACTGACCTGATGAAGTACTTCAGAGAGGATTTGCATCGGAGGCTTCTCAGTACAGACTTCAAGAAACAAGTTGATGGAATAGAGATGCTGCAAAAG GTGCTTCCATCAATTGGGAAGGAATTAATTGAAGTTCTTGATATAGTACTGAGATGGTTTGTCCTGAGGTTCTGCGAATCAAACACTTCCTGCATATTAAAG GTTCTGGAATTCCTGCCTGAGCTTTTTGAGATGTTAAGGAATGAGGGATACATGATGACTGAAGCTGAAGCTGCCATTTTCCTTCCTTGTTTGGTTGAGAAG TCTGGCCATAACATTGAAAAAGTGCGAGAAAAAATGCGAGAGCTAACTAAGCAAATCATCCAAGCATATTCTGCTGCAAAGACTTTTCCTTACATTTTGGAAGGCTTACGATCAAGGAGCAATCGAACTCGTATAGAATGTGCTGACCTTGTTGGCTACTTACTGGATAATCATGAAGCTGAG ATTGGTGGACAATTGAAATCCTTGCAAGTTGTTGCAAGTTTAACAGCAGAACGAGATGGTGAAACTAGGAAGGCTGCTTTGAATACTTTGGCTATTGGCTATAAGATTCTTG GTGATGACATTTGGAAATATCTTGGAAAGCTGACAGAGGCTCAAAGAAGCATGTTAGATGATAGATTCAAGTGGAAG GCAAGAGAGATGGACAAAAGAAGAGAGGGCAAACCTGGTGAAGCTAGGGCTGCTTTAAGGCGTTCAGTGAGGGATAACGG GACTGATCTGGCAGAGCCGAGCGGTGAAGTTTCACGGTCGACAGCTGGCCCAATCTTAAATAG GGATATATATAACAATACAGAGCTTCCCATGGAAAGAAATGTGAATCTACGGCCAGTTGCCGGTACAATTGGTCCATCAGACTGGAATGAAGCTCTTGATATTATATCATATGATTCTCCCGAGCAG TCTGTTGAAGGAATGAAAGTTGTGTGCCATTTGTTGGCCCTAGCAACCAATGATCCTGAAGGCAGTGCCATGGATGAAATTGTCAAAGATGCAGATAGGCTTGTTTCCTGCTTAGCAAATAAG GTAGCAAAAACTTTTGACTTCAGTCTGATGGGTGCATCTTCAAGATCTTGCAAATATGTTCTTAACACACTCATGCAG ACATTTCAGAATAAAACGCTTTCTCATGCTGTAAAGGAGCGTACCCTAGATATCCTCATTACTGAACTTTTGCTTTGGCTTCTTGATGAGAGAGTACCCCGCATGGATGATGGCAGTCAGCTCTTGAAAGCGTTGAATGTTCTGATGCTAAAAATCTTG GACAATGCTGATAGAACATCCTCCTTCGTTGTGCTGATTAATCTATTACGACCTTTGGACCCATCAAGGTGGCCATCTCCAGCAACAAATGAATCTCTTGTCATAAGAAATCAGAAGTTCTCTGATTTGGTCGTCAAATGTCTTATAAAACTTACAAAG GTTCTTCAAAGCACCATATATGATGTTGACCTTGATCGCATCCTTCAGAGTATTCACATTTACCTGCAAGAATTAGGAATGGAAGAGATCAGGAGGAG AGCGGGAGCCGATGATAAACCTTTAAGAATGGTGAAAACTGTGCTGCATGAACTTGTCAAGCTTCGTGGTACTGCCATAAAAGGTCATCTGTCCATGGTGCCAATCGACATGCAACCACCTCCAATTATTCTTGCCTACATTGATCTTAACCTTCAG ACCTTGGCCGCTGCAAGGATGTTGACTCCGTCTGTACCTGGCCAAACTCACTGGGGTGATTCTGCAGCAAATAATCCAGCACCAGCAACACATAATGCAGATGCTCAGTTGAAG CAGGAACTTGCTGCCATATTTAAGAAGATTGGTGACAAGCAAACCTGCACAATTGGTCTTTATGAGTTATACCGGATCACACAATTGTATCCCAAG GTTGATATATTTGCTCAGCTGCAAAATGCTAGTGAGGCATTCCGAACATATATTAGAGATGGTCTAGCCCAG ATGGAAAAGAATGCTGCGGCTGGAAGGACTCCTTCTAGTGTACCCATGCCAACTCCTCCTCCGTCTTCACTAAACCTGTCTTCTCCCAAATTTGGTCCTTTATCTCCTGTAAATACCAACCCATTGAATGATGCAAAATCTGTAAACAATAAAATTGAACCATCACACTTTAGTTTGCCACCGTCGTATGGCGAAGATGATAGAGGTGGTAATGCTCTCCCCTCAAGAGGACTATCATCTGAACATTTGGAGTTGCAGAGAAATGATAGATTGCCTTCTGGAG TTACTAGTGGAACACTAGAAGCGATCCGCGAAAGAATGAAAAGTATTTCATTAGCTACTACCGTGGGGAATGCGGACCCAAGTAATAGACCACTGATGTCCATGAATGGTAACATCAGTCACGTGGTGTCAAATCACGGTCCTGGCACTGAACATTCTAGTGTTGAAAATACCATTCAGAGTGGGGTTCTTCCCATGGATGAGAAGGCACTTTCAGGGCTCCAGGCACGAATGGAGAGGCTGAAGAGTGGATCTATGGAATTCTAG